In a genomic window of Gossypium arboreum isolate Shixiya-1 chromosome 7, ASM2569848v2, whole genome shotgun sequence:
- the LOC108456596 gene encoding choline-phosphate cytidylyltransferase 1-like has protein sequence MSNNGNNSNSSDPDRPVRVYADGIYDLFHFGHARSLEQAKKSFPNTYLLVGCCNDETTHKYKGKTVMTESERYESLRHCKWVDEVIPDAPWVIDQEFLDKHNIDYVAHDSLPYADASGAANDVYEFVKAAGKFKETKRTDGISTSDIIMRIVKDYNQYVLRNLDRGYSRKELGVSYVKEKRLRVNMRLKKLQEKVKEQQEKVGEKIQIVAMHRNEWVENADRWVAGFLEMFEEGCHKMGTAIRDRIQERLRGQLLQNGKGDDDDDEEYYYDEDYYDEDDDDDDDEFYYDDSEYNDEKDKKNEKEKK, from the exons ATGAGCAACAACGGTAATAATAGCAACAGTTCCGATCCCGATCGCCCTGTCCGTGTTTACGCCGATGGGATCTACGATCTCTTCCACTTCGGCCACGCTCGCTCCCTCGAACAAGCCAAGAAATC GTTTCCCAATACGTATTTGCTGGTTGGATGTTGCAATGATGAAACAACACACAAGTACAAGGGCAAAACTGTTATGACCGAATCAGAACGTTATGAATCCCTTCGCCATTGCAA GTGGGTTGATGAAGTCATTCCTGATGCTCCATGGGTGATCGATCAAGAATTTCTGGATAAACACAATATTGACTACGTGGCTCATGATTCACTTCC CTATGCTGATGCCAGTGGAGCTGCGAATGATGTGTACGAATTT GTTAAAGCTGCTGGGAAGTTCAAGGAAACAAAACGAACTGATGGGATTTCTACGTCAGATATCATAATGAGAATTGTTAAAGATTATAACCAATACGTGCTGCGTAACTTGGACCGTGGGTATTCTAGGAAAGAGCTTGGAGTTAGCTATGTGAAG GAAAAGAGATTGAGAGTGAATATGAGACTGAAGAAACTACAAGAGAAAGTTAAGGAACAACAAGAAAAAGTGGGAGAAAAG ATACAAATTGTCGCTATGCACCGTAATGAGTGGGTGGAAAATGCTGACAGATGGGTTGCTGGATTCCTTGAGATGTTTGAAGAAGGTTGCCACAAAATG GGCACTGCAATCAGAGATCGAATCCAAGAGCGGTTAAGAGGGCAGCTGCTGCAAAACGGCAAGGGTGATGACGATGATGATGAAGAATATTATTACGATGAAGATTATTATGATGAAGACGACGACGACGACGATGATGAATTCTACTATGATGACAGCGAATATAATGATGAGAAAGATAAGAAaaatgagaaagaaaagaaataa